A part of Sander vitreus isolate 19-12246 chromosome 8, sanVit1, whole genome shotgun sequence genomic DNA contains:
- the gabarapl2 gene encoding gamma-aminobutyric acid receptor-associated protein-like 2 isoform X2 → MKWMFKEDHSLEHRCVESAKIRNKYPDRVPVIVEKVSGSQIVDIDKRKYLVPSDITVAQFMWIIRKRIQLPSEKAIFLFVDKTVPQSSLTMGQLYDKEKDQDGFLYVAYSGENTFGYKAFYTTRG, encoded by the exons ATGAAATGGATGTTTAAAGAGGACCATTCCCTGG AACATCGATGTGTGGAGTCAGCCAAAATACGAAACAAATATCCTGACAGAGTACCG GTGATAGTGGAGAAGGTTTCTGGCTCGCAGATAGTGGACATTGATAAGAGGAAGTACCTTGTGCCCTCTGACATCACAGTGGCCCAGTTCATGTGGATCATCAGGAAACGCATCCAGCTGCCTTCAGAGAAAGCCATCTTCCTCTTTGTCGACAAAACTGTCCCCCAATCCAG TCTGACTATGGGCCAGCTGTACGACAAGGAGAAGGACCAGGACGGATTTCTGTATGTGGCCTACAGCGGAGAAAACACCTTTGGTTACAAGGCCTTTTATACAACACGGGGCTAA
- the tmem231 gene encoding transmembrane protein 231: MAFYEVYSHPALIRYKTSVCTKATLFLVVVLCLTYIPPLLVAYRSQGFWVKRSTYEEQPVVRFQYQTLLVAATSTQGDYVAWSTFPHLNNMLGGNLRMPAVSVREEDQNQDGKLDLLIFQLELPLKPEEQVYSVQLLLTFSYKLFRMSTVVMQSLAYVQHSSSVPGAKLFISGDLRLMQRTPLPHRGLYNIYNVSVIDGSSPFASAYDLDNIIRSYQDRNLTTVLSCPMPVWTVGRAAGSPFQLNAEIRYPMEVISYRPGFWETIKLAWIQYVSVLLIFLWVFERIQRFVFQNQVLTTVPIPLGKPHLS, encoded by the exons ATGGCTTTCTATGAAGTCTATTCCCACCCGGCTTTGATTCGGTACAAAACGAGTGTTTGCACAAAAGCCACTCTgtttctggttgttgttttgtgcCTCACCTACATCCCACCTCTGCTCGTTGCCTACAGGAGCCAAG GTTTCTGGGTAAAAAGAAGCACTTATGAGGAACAACCGGTTGTGAGGTTTCAGTACCAGACTCTGCTGGTGGCAGCCACCAGTACTCAGGGAGACTACGTCGCCTGGAGCACCTTTCCCCATCTAAACAACATGCTTGGTGGCAACCTCCGGATGCCTGCTGTCTCT GTGCGCGAAGAGGACCAGAACCAGGATGGGAAGTTGGACCTCCTGATTTTTCAACTGGAGCTACCTCTAAAACCTGAGGAACAGGTGTACAGTGTACAACTGCTGCTCACCTTCAGCTACAAGCtcttt CGGATGTCCACAGTGGTGATGCAGAGCCTGGCTTATGTGCAGCACTCTTCTTCTGTCCCCGGAGCTAAGCTGTTCATCAGCGGAGACCTGAGGCTGATGCAGAGGACCCCCCTGCCTCACCGGGGACTGTACAACATTTACAAC GTGTCAGTGATCGATGGCTCCAGCCCCTTTGCAAGTGCGTATGACCTGGACAACATAATTAGGAGCTACCAGGACAGAAACT TGACCACAGTACTGTCCTGTCCCATGCCGGTCTGGACTGTGGGGCGAGCTGCTGGCTCTCCCTTTCAGCTTAATGCTGAGATCCGGTACCCTATGGAGGTCATAAG CTATCGTCCTGGCTTCTGGGAAACCATCAAATTAGCCTGGATTCAATACGTCAGtgtcctcctcatcttcctctggGTCTTTGAACGCATACAGAGATTTGTTTTCCAGAACCAGGTTCTAACCACCGTACCCATACCTTTGGGGAAACCTCACCTGTCATGA
- the gabarapl2 gene encoding gamma-aminobutyric acid receptor-associated protein-like 2 isoform X1 gives MKWMFKEDHSLEHRCVESAKIRNKYPDRVPVIVEKVSGSQIVDIDKRKYLVPSDITVAQFMWIIRKRIQLPSEKAIFLFVDKTVPQSSRSNRACMSALWFRYRMPRAAIASVRAVWRQSLTTFFSTGSDRPLSIHCTRHHSILLQNQNQCAANSDLDPSMS, from the exons ATGAAATGGATGTTTAAAGAGGACCATTCCCTGG AACATCGATGTGTGGAGTCAGCCAAAATACGAAACAAATATCCTGACAGAGTACCG GTGATAGTGGAGAAGGTTTCTGGCTCGCAGATAGTGGACATTGATAAGAGGAAGTACCTTGTGCCCTCTGACATCACAGTGGCCCAGTTCATGTGGATCATCAGGAAACGCATCCAGCTGCCTTCAGAGAAAGCCATCTTCCTCTTTGTCGACAAAACTGTCCCCCAATCCAG CCGGTCCAATCGTGCGTGCATGAGTGCCTTGTGGTTTCGGTATCGGATGCCGAGGGCCGCGATAGcgtctgtgagagccgtgtggaggcaatccctgACCACTTTTTTCAGCACCGGCTCAGACCGACCGCTCTCCATTCACTGTACAAGACATCATTCTATCCTGTTGCAAAACCAAAATCAGTGTGCTGCCAATTCAGATCTCGATCCGAGCATGtcatga